The Anastrepha obliqua isolate idAnaObli1 chromosome 5, idAnaObli1_1.0, whole genome shotgun sequence DNA window CTGAATTACAAAGATAGGCGAATAAAACTGTAATAACGCAAACAAGTTGTAAATAGTGATGTGCGATACTACTCATAGAATTTTACTCTCGATACTTTTATTTCTGAGCATTCAATATTCGATCCCAATGTTGCGATTAATAATATCGCCATGTATGATAGTTATAATACGCTCACATATAaatagatgatctactttttcgtgcttaaatcccaatccgtaattaaaaagcgagatttcccatacaaaatttctctccttaaatctgagattataaaataatccaagataataaccatactttttcaCATACAACTCTGTcttttctgtgtaatagatcattatttttacgcgtgtaaagaaaaacgtcaaagtaagctaaataaaatgaatgctggcaaataataaaataaaataaaataaaatgctttttaggtatttttaactATGCactcatataacagaaaaaaagcgtGTGCCCATAAACGTGTATCCTCTTATCACTTcctgcgtattgctgccataatttttttaagcctcAGTAAACGTAGATTACAGATTTCccccaactgtttattattagcagctaGATGCGCAATTAAATaaactattccttctccttgtcttttcttcatatcgttaataataattaaacaaaccaaaaataccgaaatattccaccaaaatattttatatgaacaaaaacctttcacaacagtattgacagctgattgtcaacaTTGCAATTAATCTGCTATATGtcacgggtagattaattttgtggatttattggtaattaatgcatatgtgaacgtacttttggTGTGTGAACGTACTACTCTCAAAAGCGTCTAATATATTTACTAGtattataaaagaatttttgttactgctatagttatttttattgtcaGCATGTAAGAAAGCACCTCTTTTCACTCGTGCCTACTGCCTCTTATGCTTTTATCAAGATGGCATGAACTAACTAATGGGCACCTTACCACTTGGTCTCTATTCTACAAGGTTGGTTCACATTCAGagtgttcaataaattttagacaAAGAGCGTTGAATACAACGGAAGCTCTACATAATAGACAGATACGGTGAACAAAATTCAGGAGGTGTGTCCAACATTATACCACTAACCGGCTTTTACCGATTTTGAAAGGATCAGCTGATTTTCTGACGAAAAAAGAGTTACTGAAGCAGTTTATTTGTAACAGAGCTCAACAGCTACTACTCCTGTTAGTTCATTGCAGTCTGGACAACGAATGCATGGAAGAACGATTGTATTCAACTAACGTCACTTAgcacattttgttttcatttcattcgctCTTCCCTCTGATAAATCTGTGAGTGAGTGCTAAGCTTAATGGAAGTACAAAAGTTAAACGTCTATGTTATCGTCGATTACATTTCTCATATGTATCGATGATTTGAAGTTGAAATTCTTAGGTTCGGCAAAACTGTCGGTGTATTTGAATTTGGTATTGCGCTTatcattattttgatatttaagatTTTGACAATGGAAGtttatgaatttgataaatgtttactTCACCGTTTGGAAGAATCTATGAATGTTTTATCGTGGAAAGATAAAGGTTTTCCCGCGTCCCAAGTTCGTTCCGAATGGTCGTATTACATTGAACTCCAAATCGAGCCAGCAGGTtaatatgtacatgtcaatTGCTTAACACGCTTCTAATAGTTATCCACAATTTAACATTTAGGTTGGCAAGCACTTTGGAAGATGCCTCGGGTGATATGCGAGGAGTCATATATTCGTTATCCAACTGTAGTATTTGGTTACGTCGAGCAAGTACTTTTCAAAGATTTAAAAGCCATATTCATAATACAAGCAGTTCAGGATGAAGAAATTCACTTGCCGGAAAGGCACGAAGTTTTCCTACAGGATCTCTGGCCGACGAAGGAACAGGAAAATTCCGAGTTGAACATAGAACGAACGGCTGATTGTGTTGATCGTTTACGTTTCTTTTATACACATGTTTGGATGCCTTGGGACAACGATAATGATGACGATCTGAATTGGGTAGAAAAGCATTTAGAGTCTCGCATTCGGTTTTGCTATGATTTGCGTAAACGAACTTTGAAAAAACCATTGGTTACTCATGTGCGTAATTTGCTTGCCGAATCTAAATATTTACAGCAACGCCGGGAGTACCTAGAATTAGGATTGTCCGATGAAGATGAAGAGAACCTCGAAGAAACCATAGGCAAAACGGAGGTGACGGATCTTATGAGATTTCATTTACGTTTAGCTATGATTCGCAACGAAATAGAGTTACTAGAGAACCCTGAAACACGTCGAATATATGAAGAAATATTATTCccagaagaaaaatatttgaaagaccTGGAAAATTCTGGTGCAATAACGGAGAAGAAGGGCgataaagtattttttgtaatgACACCGTATACATTGGATGAACAAATAGGTCTAATGCAGATTGCTAAGAAAAGCATTCCAAAAAGTGCCTTGGTACAAAATGTTCCTACACTACAGGTACAGTATATTTCTACTATACCATTTCAAGTGAAATGTAAATAACACATAATTTTTAGGATGTTTTAAGCAGATATGTTTATGACTGCATATATCTTGCTCCGGGTCGCCATACGTTGAAATTTCTGGAAAATATGAATGAGAGCGGTAAAATTTCCGGACTTCAAGTTGCTAAGCAAAAGCTTACTAGTTCTTTggattatttttcaaaagaaaatgttaTAATATCTTCATTAGACGATGAAAGCACCCTCTTTGTTTTCGATGGTTCCTTTACCCTTGAGAATATTGTCTTAGATTGCTGTAATGTGCGTTCTGGGATTTTGGTCAAAAGCGGTACTGTGTGCCTCCGTAATTGTGTTCTAATAGGGGATGGAAAGACCAGTACGCAACAGGGTATTATATGCAATTCAGGGTCTTCCGTAATTCTGGAAGAATGTATCATTGAACGATTTGCAACCGGAATAACTGTATTGGATCAAGCTGTGCTGCATTTAAATAATACAAGTGTCATAAATTGTCAAATTGGAACCGATTTGAGCATTAATTCAAATTCACATTTCAATCATTCAAAAATAACGAATTCTCAAAAATATGGGATATATGTGGCGACAGATTTTAAGGAGCAAAACATCAAAACCTCACATAAAATATTATCTAGTTTAAAGGAATGGCAAAAGTAAGTGTACATATTATTAGTTCTCTGTAATTGGTttgtaattactttttttcttatagctatTTTAACACAATTCCACCTTTTATTGGAGAATGTGAATTTAAAGGTTGCAAAGACAATATATTTGCGCTAAATATAGGAAATTCGCTTGTTTCAATGAATGCTTTAAACTATTTAGGACATAACgataatttatttgaaagtcCCAATGAATGAATCTGAAGGAACAATAATAACAGTAAACTAAGTTCAGCtgtaaaattaagttttaatttaaaatgttaagTAACCtagaataaatacaaatacataaatataaatatatttaagtttacaGTTGATTAATTTGGAAGCAATGTTTGTAAATAGGAGCAATGCTTATAAAACGGTAACTAGATGCGAAACTCTTTTAACCGGAGAGCTGGCCCAGTTGGCATGGGAGCACCGAAAAAAGTAGCATCCAAGGGATTATCGTAAGGATGTTAGTACATCGTATCAAAAGGTCAGCCTGTAGGGTCATGGAGAGACAAAGGAAGAGGATCTGACCGAACGACTGTCAGACTCCAGAGCGTAAGCTTAATTTTTCAACTAAGAATTCcaattatttgatttaaaataaattaaataaaaacgaaataatttaaaatagttcacACTTtgttaaatacattttacatatgcATAACTCTATCGTAGACTATGTGCTGGTTCaagtacatattttataccTTTCTTTAAAAGCTCAGATAAGTGAATTGAGTTTGAGTTTTGTATCTATTTAGTAATTAATGTGACTAGTTTCGTTGTTTCTTTACAGGAGATAGGCgctcaaaattattgaaatcatTGCGTAAGCACGCGTTGACGAAAAGTTGTAGTCTTCGGATGAGCAGGGATGTACGCGACCAGTATTCGCAGAATTGAAGATTCGTAGCTTAGTTTTGACTGATATGGAATTTGAAGCCCGTATGTTGTACAACTGTGAAAATGCTGCACGTGCTTTGTTAATATGGTGAGCGATGCCTtcaattgtttgtttgtttgttagcaGTAATAGTACCCCCGCTAGTGTcgggcatatcaccggtcatcttcgtctagctcatctaaaggtaggcccaggaaacatgctgtttcgacgggttgggtccagagggagaagggtgttagatgagtcggttttagggggcatgtgaagaggtgatcagtgtcgtgcggggtgccttcacataccggacatatgtttggtatgtcggggtcgattctggataagtaggagtttaacctgctacaatatccagaacgtaattgtgccagtgttacgtgggtctcacgaggaagctggagctcttcatctgccaaaggtggtggttggactccgattacggcattcacaggacgggagcttaagaaggtggtgacggtctccctgTGAATGTCGTTTTTTTACTGTCTTAACACTGTCAGGTCCAGTAGatttcggtcagttttgtcctggatttcgtcagcgtagtttaagagatgtctcctgacgtgcctaggaggcggctcaggcACAAGCAGGtatctgcaggggtgaaacctgcgatagcatcccagcaggaactgctttctgagcagtttgttatgttCCATTACTggaagcatttgtgcctcgttgtgaaggtgttgaaccGGGGACATCatgaggcaaccggtcgctgttcGAATGGCAGTATTTCGGCATatctgtagctttatccaccGCGTTTTattagttccaggcgaccagacaggcgctgcATAGTTCAACCAATtaccttaaatgtcgatagcaacagtaCTTcctctttgccccaagtgctgccggcaagcgatttgaggaccttgttgcgattttggactttagtggcgaTCGCGGTTGTGTGCgttgagaaggagagcaaactgtcgaaggttacacctaaaattttggggttgtttaccgtgGGGTTGGGGTTGtatcgtcgacttttaccttaaggaaCAGCTTgatctcctttgtccaggtggtaaagagggtcgccgtggatttagtgggggaaagtaggagatttctcgcagtgaaaaagcgagaaaggtcggtgaggtagttgttcactttggaacacaggccatcgatgtcttCAGTCGTCCAGCCTGCTGGTGTGATTTTACTTCCGAGGTTGCAAAATTCCGTCTTACCATTGATCTCTTCTCCATATACAGTATCGATTTGCGAACAATATGAAATGAATTCAGTTTTGCGAACGATTATTTTAGGGCCAATTTGCTTGCGGCGACGCTGAGCTGGTTCAAATATGTTTGCAGATCTGAACTTTTGACGGACGAAAGcgctatgtcatctgcatacgcTAATTATTCTAAATGTTCATGGAAATTCCCGGATACGCCGCGTTTGCCTGTCAGCGCTTAATTCAGCACATCGTCGAGGACTATGAGAAATAGCTATGGTGACAagaggcaaatttatttcacatcGCATTTCGGTCGGATCGCATCCGAGAGTTGTTTGTTGTGTAAAATTCAATATTCAAAACCTCCAGAAAGATAATGCTGATGACTTTTTGTAGAATTCCTCTAGTACGCAATGAAATCCAAATAGAGTTTCGATCAATGCTGTCAAATGCAGTACTTAAATCGAATAAGCAAGCGTGATTATCCGACTGTCattcaataatttgtttaaatattatgCGAGTGACGATATGATCCGAGCAGGTCCTGTTTGTGCGAAATCCGGGCTGCTGTTTACGTATTTGGAGTTTAAGATATACTTGTATTCTATTAAGCAGGATTTTGGACAAAGTTTTGGATGGGATGTTGATAAGTGTGATGCCCCTATAATTTTTACACACGGATATGTCGCCTTTTTTGGGACTTTCACCGAAATGCCGGCCACTCATTCGCCAGGCAGTTTCTCGGAACGCCAAAGCGCATTGAAGAGAGGGAACTAATATATGAATATTATGTTTGGTTGATACAAGTTAGTGAGCAATATAGGCAAAGACAAAACTTACATTTCGAGATTAATTCAAAAGTATTGTTACGAATTTTCTAAcgttagaaataaataaatcaatcacCTTAATTCCTCTGAGTCCGAGCACTGAATTGTCAATTGAAAGTCACAAAGTAATGGCAACACAACttgcttaatttattttcaacacttaACTGCTTAGCTTTACAGGTACACGTTCACCTTAAGACTGAATCACTTTATTACTTCTCGTTTATTCACTTACAAGTTCAACTTACAATTGAAAACCCTATCCTGTCTGTGCGATGTAATTatctgtcgtcttcgtctaacatTGTTGTGTtaggaaatattattttgttgttgaaaaaatgtatatattgtcAATGTGTAAATTTTTTCGGAAAACCACTGAAGTGCAGCCCCCATCTAATCGCTTTCAATTCGTTACATCGATCTTTTTTTTATCGATATATAATGCTCGTTAATAGCTCTTTAAAGTGTTGATAGGTGTTTTTAATTACCAAGTTTGTGATATCACTACATCAATGACAACAAACGCAAATATAgacgaaaattttgaaaacccaGACGTAaattaaaatctatttttatttcttattgtgTAATTTTTAACATAATGGCTTTTAGTTCGACGAAGATGAATTGGGCGAGGAGCAGTTTGTCTCCACTACGGCTGGAAGGAAAAGACTGTTCAGCAAAGAACTGCGATGCATGATGTATGGTTTTGGAGATGATAAGAACCCATATACCGAAAGTGTGGACTTGTTGGAGGACGTGGTAATTGAATTCATAACCGAAATGACGCATAGGGCAATGGAAATCGGGCGTACTGGTCGTGTACAAGTAGAAGATATTATATTCTTAGTTCGAAAGGACCAAAGAAAATATGCGCGAGTCAAAGATTTGTTAACCATGAATGAAGAATTGAAAAAGGCGAGAAAGGCAtttgatgaaattaaatatgTGGGTGAGTACTaagaaacagtaaaaattaattCGGTCACAGATCagtaattcatttcattttcttctaGGTAATGAGGCGAAAATCAAATGACAAAAATCTAAATAACAACATTTGTGTGATGTATTTgcaatgtatattttttagaacaattaaaatattctagTAACAATGACGTGTTTAATCAAAATAGTCTTCGATGTCAATATCTGGATTAAGAATGTCATCTCCATATGGTGTGAGGTCTATGCCGTTCAAAATTAAATTCTCGCAGGTCTCAGCAAGTTCTGTATTTCCAATCAATATTGCTCCTCGTAGGCGGCCATTTTgtagtataaattttatatactcTTTTTGAGGCGTGCAACGGAGTAATATTTCATAATCAGTTCCTAAGCCTTGGCCATTATATCGACCAAGTAGTACAACTGAATAACCAAAAAGCTGTGTTACATGcccaaaaagttcaaaacagaAATCTTGATAAATTACTTCATTTCTTAATTTCGCGCTCATACTACGCCCAGCCATACAACCCATTTGACGCGCTTGTGTCCATAGCCTCATTTGTAACCAGTGCTCTCCATGCTCCCAGATACAAGTGCAAACATCACCAGCTGCATAAATCCCTTCTACATTAGTTTCCATCATATCATTTACGGCGATTCCCCCATCAGAAGCCAAAGTTAGAGGCACTGAACAGCAATAATTATGATGTGGTTCAACCCCAGTCGCCGAAACAAGAAAATCACATTTAATTTGTTCACCATTGGAGAGCTTCACAACTAATAGGttattttcttctattatttGTTCAACATGGGTTTTGTAATACATGATCGGAGAGTCTAGCTCAGCAACTGCACTTCCTTTAAGTGTAAAATTTCTATGCCAATCTGGCCCTAGAGCAGCCCCATGCTTTATTACATCTTTACTTTGATCTTCTGATAGTATTTCGGCGTATCTTAACCGTTTAACAATTGAGGTGGCCTCCGGTTTTTCAACTGAAGCAATCTTTTCCTTCGATTTATTATGATGCATCGATACTTGGAAGAAATGTGCAGCACCAGCATCTACAAATGTTGATGCTATATGACCGTCTTTGATGACCCAATGTACTTCAACACCATGCAGTTCGTAAGCAAGTTCGCTGGCAATGCCACCGTTGCCCAACAATACCACACTTTTCGCATTTTTCAAACGCCGCTGTAATGTCAGAACTGAATCAGTGTCGCGTATTCCAATAACACGAGAAGTGTTATTGGAAATTAGGTGAGGTACAGCTCCTGTACAAAGACAAATTGACTTGTAAAATATGCTGCGCCCGTGTTGGGTTATAGCGCGATGTTCTGAGGCTTCTATTCGCAGGAGCTGGTCAACAATGGTTACGATTGCTGGGGCAAGCTGTTTGGTGTCTTCCAAAGACTGTTCTTTTAcatcaaatttataaacataccgTGCGACAGGTTCTAAATTCGCTATAGTTTTTATAAGGCTGGATtccgttaataaaattatactcTCTTCTGGATGATAAATGGCAAGGGTTTCTGCGCATGATACACCGGCAATGCCACCGCCTACGACTAGGAATGATACCGAATGTTCCTCGAGCTGTGAATTTTTGTCATTGCTATAAGAGTCCATTACTTTGTTGCTTATACGTAAGTtttatagtgatttttttttagttattacaaAAGCCACTCGAATATGATTATTGCGTTTTATCTGCGGCGTTGCCGTAATATTCGTCAAGATCGAACTTTCGAAAAGGGACGTCAAAAGTTATGAGCCCGTAATCCCAAGCCCGTTCTATAGCCACTAAAagctcaaaatgttttttttgacaGAGACCTGTTTTAGAATAACTTAGAACTTTACCAGTATGAGGCGATATAAACTGGCGTAGTAAGTCAATATTACGATGATCTAAGACTAAGTATTCGTCACGACAAATAGGACATGGATTTCCTGTAGAAATTACACCTTTGCGTATGCAAGTTTTACGTGTTTTGCGAGGAGGTAATGCCCCTTTATGGTTACGTCTACAAGCAAAAAGAATGTGGGATAAACAAAATaccaacaattaatatatattaattaatactAACCTATATTGCTCCCACACGAACTGGTCACCATATGTTTCCTTGTAAGCAGAACTTTGAAGATATCGGATTGATGTTTCTACTGGTATAACCTGCGTTCGATCTTTTTTCTGGTCCTTCACTGCATCATCTGTAAGATTTACTGATTCAGAATCATCTTTAATTTGTTCTTCTTTGACTTGGCATCTTAAAACGGCATTGGaatgaaaatatgtaattttgtgAGGACGAACTACGCGATCAGCAATAGCAAATGTACTAGTCAGATTTCTAGATATTCCTCTCAGAATTGTAAACATTTTACTAtgcaataatgaaaaattactacCGTTCGTTTCtaaccaaatattaaataagaattTAGAGTAGTGTCAATCAGTGTTACCgtacaaaaatttctaaatgtCGAAAAAAGGTGTCACTCCAATTCTTTAAAACACGTATACAGTGATGTCGAACTAATTAGGAACTACGGTTTTTACCTACTTTGTGGGGCACATggaaaaatttgttataaaaagtcGAGGGCTGCCAAACAATTAGTACCAAACAACGGAGTCAATGAGCCGAAAAATTGTTAGCATAACCAGTCGTTCAGACAACTACAAGCACGTTTGTGTGGCTTCGTACAAATtactttatatttgtttttgtttatatttgagTGAAGCGTAGTTTAGGTTGGACTTGGCTGATCgaatagatctcacatagaccaGAAATTGATCCATAGTGTTACCAAGTGTTTGTATGGAGAGTTTAAGAACTTTACATACACAGTTTGTAATACGTTCACacataagtagatgatctactttttcgtgcttaactcccaatccgtgattaaaaagcgagattataaaataatccaagataataaccatactttttgaccTACAactctgtgttttctgtgtaatagatcattatttttacgcgtttaaagataaacgTCATAGTAAAAATAGATGCCggtaaagaaaacaggtttgcagacataattataataaaatgtttattaggTATTACTatctatgcattcatataaaaaaatcgtttgtccAAAATGTGTGTCCTCCTGTTACttgttataaaatgtaatatcgaatttcgaatgcgtattgctgtcataattttttgaattctcagtaaacgtcgcttacggatttcctccaactgtttgtTATTAGTAGCCAAAtgtgcaattaaattagctattgtTTCTATTTGCCTATGCTTCATATCGCGAATgataattaaacaaactaaaaacaatacaatatattcgaccaaaataatttctataaacAAAAATCGTTCACaatagtattgacagctgattgtcaactTTGCAAGTAATCTGCcttatgtgaacgggtagattaattttgtggatttattggtaattaatgcatatgtgatatatatatatatatatgtatgaatatatatatatatcgtcGTTTAAAGTGAGAAACTGCGTGTAAAGCGTTCTGCAAAATCTCGTATAATAGACAGTTTTAACATTCTACGTAAAATTTTGGGGGTCTGCTGTGTaatagaaagaaagaaaatttactATTTTGTACAGTAGTATcgtatttaaatatacatatacggaGAATAGCGAATTGCTtttctaatattatataatttttccccCATCACAGAGTAGACTCCCGGAATTATCAACAGCTACCTTCGTTTTCAGGTCGTTGCGGCGATAATAGAAGCTGTTCATGTTCCACAGCACTTCACGCTGATAAATTTTAATGGAACACGGAGATAACTTTTAGCCTCTCCTAATGTTTTTTCTGCTTACAAATTGATAAatctttaaaattataatatttactttttattattttttttattataataaagcttATACAATGTTAAtaactattatattatataaactgcATGCAGCATTAGCATCAGGGGCTAACAACTTCTGAGTAGGTCGGCGTCTTTTAGGAATGCATACATTGTTTTCACGTTTTCTTCAGATGGGTTCATAAGTAGTGAGGTGCGTTACCAAATAATCGTCCTTATTGTAAATTTCCTTCTGAGTAAATATTCTTGTAAAGttcaataaatacaataacaagATGGAGATTATGGGTATATTTGGTCACATGGAAATTTACGATGAGGCAGAATATTttaaccataaacagctgatattgaagcagaattttccactaagtcaattcacttttcagttttcttttgtaatattcaaattttttattgcaaatatcaaaacaaatgtaaagtatttcacagctgcttaCGGTTACGGGGATAACCCAAAATTCAATAGATGCATACGGCTGCGGTTATGTTACGGCGTTATGGTgcgaatcttttttttttgtcagtcaAAATAGATTTTATATATTGAACGTGTATCGCTCGGATTAAAGCAGGCATTTTGGTTTAGTGGCAAAGTACGGGAACGAGCCGATCATCGATATTTATGAAACCGATTGATCTGaaaccaataaatttaatgttcTCTCATTTCTGTTAGAGCGGGAgtgattaaattcaaaaattaaatatctatgagtgttttattacttttaagtaattatttgtaaatcgcaaaaattcaaaacgtGATAGAGCGATAGATAACACTTGTAGCTTCTAGTTT harbors:
- the LOC129249217 gene encoding 28S ribosomal protein S18b, mitochondrial, with translation MFTILRGISRNLTSTFAIADRVVRPHKITYFHSNAVLRCQVKEEQIKDDSESVNLTDDAVKDQKKDRTQVIPVETSIRYLQSSAYKETYGDQFVWEQYRRNHKGALPPRKTRKTCIRKGVISTGNPCPICRDEYLVLDHRNIDLLRQFISPHTGKVLSYSKTGLCQKKHFELLVAIERAWDYGLITFDVPFRKFDLDEYYGNAADKTQ
- the LOC129249216 gene encoding pyridine nucleotide-disulfide oxidoreductase domain-containing protein 1, producing MDSYSNDKNSQLEEHSVSFLVVGGGIAGVSCAETLAIYHPEESIILLTESSLIKTIANLEPVARYVYKFDVKEQSLEDTKQLAPAIVTIVDQLLRIEASEHRAITQHGRSIFYKSICLCTGAVPHLISNNTSRVIGIRDTDSVLTLQRRLKNAKSVVLLGNGGIASELAYELHGVEVHWVIKDGHIASTFVDAGAAHFFQVSMHHNKSKEKIASVEKPEATSIVKRLRYAEILSEDQSKDVIKHGAALGPDWHRNFTLKGSAVAELDSPIMYYKTHVEQIIEENNLLVVKLSNGEQIKCDFLVSATGVEPHHNYCCSVPLTLASDGGIAVNDMMETNVEGIYAAGDVCTCIWEHGEHWLQMRLWTQARQMGCMAGRSMSAKLRNEVIYQDFCFELFGHVTQLFGYSVVLLGRYNGQGLGTDYEILLRCTPQKEYIKFILQNGRLRGAILIGNTELAETCENLILNGIDLTPYGDDILNPDIDIEDYFD
- the LOC129249218 gene encoding transcription initiation factor TFIID subunit 13 — its product is MTTNANIDENFENPDFDEDELGEEQFVSTTAGRKRLFSKELRCMMYGFGDDKNPYTESVDLLEDVVIEFITEMTHRAMEIGRTGRVQVEDIIFLVRKDQRKYARVKDLLTMNEELKKARKAFDEIKYVGNEAKIK
- the LOC129249070 gene encoding protein nessun dorma, with the translated sequence MEVYEFDKCLLHRLEESMNVLSWKDKGFPASQVRSEWSYYIELQIEPAGWQALWKMPRVICEESYIRYPTVVFGYVEQVLFKDLKAIFIIQAVQDEEIHLPERHEVFLQDLWPTKEQENSELNIERTADCVDRLRFFYTHVWMPWDNDNDDDLNWVEKHLESRIRFCYDLRKRTLKKPLVTHVRNLLAESKYLQQRREYLELGLSDEDEENLEETIGKTEVTDLMRFHLRLAMIRNEIELLENPETRRIYEEILFPEEKYLKDLENSGAITEKKGDKVFFVMTPYTLDEQIGLMQIAKKSIPKSALVQNVPTLQDVLSRYVYDCIYLAPGRHTLKFLENMNESGKISGLQVAKQKLTSSLDYFSKENVIISSLDDESTLFVFDGSFTLENIVLDCCNVRSGILVKSGTVCLRNCVLIGDGKTSTQQGIICNSGSSVILEECIIERFATGITVLDQAVLHLNNTSVINCQIGTDLSINSNSHFNHSKITNSQKYGIYVATDFKEQNIKTSHKILSSLKEWQNYFNTIPPFIGECEFKGCKDNIFALNIGNSLVSMNALNYLGHNDNLFESPNE